A stretch of the Tautonia marina genome encodes the following:
- a CDS encoding ferredoxin--NADP(+) reductase has translation MPRNAPDPPLDIPAPRYQTDDPGIARVVSNVRLTPDGTTEIRHLVLDLSGLDYEYREGQSLGIIIPGVEDRGHASTVRFYSIASGRGGEAGQPGLVAICVKRVEVVDPETGELRRSPSSDFLCGAQPGDEIAVTGPFGKSFVLPDDPRSNLILAATGTGVSPFRGFLRHVFVERTDWQGQVRLFEGARGAGECLYRQEFNAYQQDHPNFRVHYALSREENARGGARMYVHHRMEEQIEEVWALLDREETFLFICGIKGMEDHIERVLQHRADRDGISWADFRRVLQDSGRLLIETY, from the coding sequence ATGCCTCGAAACGCCCCCGACCCTCCGCTCGACATTCCTGCCCCTCGCTATCAGACCGACGATCCGGGGATCGCGCGGGTGGTTTCGAACGTTCGACTGACTCCCGATGGGACGACCGAGATCCGGCATCTGGTGCTTGATCTCTCGGGGCTCGATTACGAGTACCGCGAGGGACAAAGCCTTGGGATCATCATTCCCGGCGTCGAGGACCGCGGCCACGCCAGCACCGTGCGGTTCTACTCGATTGCCTCGGGACGAGGGGGAGAAGCGGGACAGCCGGGCCTGGTGGCGATTTGTGTCAAGCGGGTGGAAGTCGTAGACCCGGAAACCGGCGAGCTGCGCCGAAGTCCTTCCTCTGATTTTCTTTGCGGCGCTCAGCCCGGAGACGAGATTGCTGTCACCGGGCCGTTTGGAAAGAGTTTTGTGTTGCCCGACGATCCGCGATCGAACCTGATTCTGGCGGCGACCGGGACCGGAGTGTCTCCGTTTCGCGGATTCCTGCGCCACGTGTTTGTTGAGCGAACGGACTGGCAAGGCCAGGTCCGGCTCTTTGAGGGGGCCCGAGGGGCCGGGGAATGCCTCTATCGTCAGGAATTCAACGCTTACCAGCAGGATCACCCCAACTTCCGGGTCCACTACGCCCTGAGCCGCGAAGAAAACGCCCGAGGCGGAGCGCGGATGTACGTTCATCATCGCATGGAGGAGCAGATCGAGGAGGTTTGGGCCTTGCTGGATCGGGAGGAGACGTTCCTGTTCATCTGCGGGATCAAGGGGATGGAGGACCACATTGAGCGGGTGCTCCAGCATCGAGCCGATCGTGACGGGATTTCCTGGGCTGATTTCCGGCGCGTGTTGCAAGACTCGGGGCGGCTGCTGATCGAGACGTATTGA
- a CDS encoding sulfide/dihydroorotate dehydrogenase-like FAD/NAD-binding protein: protein MFPILEAEFLAPEIKRFVIEAPRVARKRKAGQFVIVRLHERGERIPLTIADGDADRGTITLIVQGVGKTTRLMNLLEAGDSVLDLVGPLGEPSDVRTYGTVVVIGGGVGTAIAWPTARAMKEAGNRVVAIVGARTKELVLLEPELQAIADELEIVTDDGSYGRKGVVVDPLCERIMRGSRIDLVLAIGPVRMMQAVAEMTRPSGIRTIVSLNSLMVDGTGMCGGCRVATKDGTRFACVDGPEFDAHIVDFDVLARRNRTYSACEAQSLKAFQANPKAALDAVRHSCRLDQSHRDESMAEVASR, encoded by the coding sequence ATGTTTCCGATTCTCGAGGCTGAATTTCTCGCGCCTGAGATCAAACGTTTCGTGATCGAGGCGCCCCGAGTCGCCCGCAAACGCAAAGCTGGGCAGTTTGTCATCGTTCGTCTGCACGAGCGAGGCGAACGGATTCCCTTGACGATCGCCGACGGCGATGCCGATCGAGGTACAATTACCCTGATTGTGCAAGGGGTCGGCAAGACGACTCGCTTGATGAACCTGCTCGAAGCCGGCGACTCCGTGCTTGACCTCGTCGGGCCGCTCGGTGAGCCGTCGGATGTGCGGACGTACGGGACCGTCGTGGTCATTGGCGGCGGGGTCGGAACCGCGATCGCCTGGCCGACGGCCAGGGCGATGAAAGAGGCCGGCAACCGCGTGGTAGCGATCGTCGGGGCCAGGACGAAGGAACTCGTTCTGCTCGAACCGGAACTCCAAGCGATCGCCGACGAGCTGGAGATTGTCACCGACGACGGCAGCTACGGCCGCAAAGGGGTGGTGGTTGACCCCCTTTGCGAACGGATCATGCGAGGTAGTCGGATCGACCTGGTGCTGGCGATTGGTCCGGTCCGGATGATGCAGGCCGTTGCCGAGATGACCCGCCCCTCGGGCATTCGAACGATCGTCAGCCTGAACTCATTGATGGTCGATGGCACCGGGATGTGTGGCGGCTGCCGCGTGGCCACGAAGGACGGGACGCGCTTCGCCTGCGTGGACGGGCCGGAGTTCGACGCCCACATTGTTGACTTCGACGTGCTCGCCCGGCGCAATCGAACCTACTCGGCGTGCGAGGCGCAATCGCTGAAGGCCTTCCAGGCGAACCCGAAGGCCGCGCTGGATGCGGTTCGCCACTCGTGCCGGCTCGACCAGTCTCATCGTGATGAGAGCATGGCGGAGGTGGCTTCCCGATGA